The nucleotide sequence TAGAAATGTGTGAAAAAGACATCGCTGCTGTGGCTAAACTGGTCTTTTGGATAAATTGTCGTCGTCGCATAATGGTTTAAAGATCTGATGGTGAGGCATAATTTACAAAAAATCATAAAACAAAAGCCTGTTTGGAATATCAAACAGGCTTTTGCTATTCTTCTTTCAACTGATTAAAAGTTCTTCCCAATAGATACTTTTATTAACCTGTTTTTACTTTCAAAATCATTATAATTCAAATCTGAAAAACCAAAATCATAACTTCCCTGTACATTGAAGCCCAAGGGCAAATTCACCCCTACTCCTACCACTCCCCCCATATCAAACTGGGAAAGCTCATTTATAGAAGATACATTGGTCGCTCCATCGTATTTTCTTGCTACAAGAAAGGAGGCTTGCGGACCAGCAAAAACATTAATCAGTGGAATAAATCCCAAGCGCACCAGTACAGGAACATCAATATAATGCAATCTTTCTTTTCCTGAAGTCCCCATATTGTCTACTTCTGCTCCTTTTTGAGAATACTGTATACTTGGCTCTACGCCTATCAGCCCCAACAAACTTATCTTTTTGTATATACCAGCATGGAACCCTGAATTTCCTCCATTACTGATATCATGGATCTTAGAGTAATTCCATCCCGCCCTAATCCCCGTTTGTGCTTTTACCTGCTGATAAGCCCCCAACAGTAGCATTACAATTATGATCAACTGTGTTTTCATGGTTTTTACTTGGTTTTATGTTTTGCTTTAAAGTGAAATTCAAACAAATGGAGAAAGCTACTAGCTAAAAAAGTAATTCAATAAAATGGTAACGTTAGGCATTCCGATTTATTTAGCAAAAAATAATATAAATCTAACGTTTGAGTTTCTGTACACCCCAGAAAAAAGGGCTTTGCTTTACAGCAAAACCCTTTTCTATTTTTCTATATCTTTTAGAAGCTATAGCCCAAAGAAACTTTAAAGCCCCTATTATAGACTTCGGCATCTGAGTCCTTAAAGACAGGTGTCAGCCCTAAATCATAGCTACCCTGTACATTTAAACCTACAGGAAGGTTATATCCTATACCAAACACCAA is from Echinicola marina and encodes:
- a CDS encoding outer membrane beta-barrel protein; this translates as MKTQLIIIVMLLLGAYQQVKAQTGIRAGWNYSKIHDISNGGNSGFHAGIYKKISLLGLIGVEPSIQYSQKGAEVDNMGTSGKERLHYIDVPVLVRLGFIPLINVFAGPQASFLVARKYDGATNVSSINELSQFDMGGVVGVGVNLPLGFNVQGSYDFGFSDLNYNDFESKNRLIKVSIGKNF